From a single Drosophila sulfurigaster albostrigata strain 15112-1811.04 chromosome 3, ASM2355843v2, whole genome shotgun sequence genomic region:
- the LOC133843678 gene encoding uncharacterized protein LOC133843678 translates to MNEETLDIQRLMSFQTLVDTDKQLCLDNYSQERMDEKHRMNKYFKRSEYIAKQYRCDPADNECFLAFDVYPVNNKYCAVIFSLCGISSHFFYVLYWSVIEESRLEDPEKFICDLLAHIFISEIPKLKKFLVKFVLCRNSVINERVIKLFAESRKTAKLYNTFPFICEPLDLRHHQLHDPYTQHAWMEILQGNIEQTTVREIFSKYREIAIEKGNTILQQFVEQFFYLARDLLDSRFQINLRLCTMERMDNFERIIRAHMKDYTDKVLSRMFVFDLIRALIHIYGF, encoded by the coding sequence ATGAATGAGGAGACGCTCGACATACAGCGTCTCATGTCGTTCCAGACACTTGTGGATACGGATAAGCAGCTCTGTTTAGACAACTACAGTCAAGAGCGGATGGACGAGAAGCATCGCATGAATAAGTACTTCAAACGCAGCGAATACATAGCGAAACAATATCGCTGCGATCCGGCGGATAATGAATGCTTTCTCGCCTTCGATGTATACCCGGTTAACAACAAATACTGCGCGGTAATCTTCAGTCTGTGCGGCATCTCTTCACACTTTTTCTACGTGCTCTACTGGAGTGTGATCGAAGAGTCGCGACTGGAGGATCCGGAGAAATTCATCTGTGATCTTTTGGCCCACATATTCATCTCTGAAATACCCAAGCTGAAGAAGTTCTTGGTCAAGTTTGTTCTCTGCCGCAATTCGGTGATCAATGAGCGTGTGATCAAGTTGTTTGCCGAATCGAGAAAGACTGCAAAGTTGTACAAcacatttccatttatttgtGAACCTTTGGATTTGCGGCATCATCAGTTGCACGATCCGTATACGCAACATGCCTGGATGGAGATATTGCAGGGCAACATCGAGCAGACAACGGTGCGTGAGATCTTCTCAAAGTATCGGGAAATCGCCATCGAAAAGGGCAACACAATTCTTCAGCAGTTTGTCGAGCAATTCTTCTACTTAGCACGCGACTTACTCGACAGCAGATTTCAGATAAATCTTCGACTGTGTACCATGGAGCGTATGGATAACTTTGAGCGCATCATAAGGGCGCACATGAAGGATTACACGGATAAGGTTTTGTCGCGTATGTTTGTCTTCGACCTGATAAGAGCTCTAATCCATATTTATGGCTTCTGA